One genomic window of Nitrospinaceae bacterium includes the following:
- a CDS encoding LLM class flavin-dependent oxidoreductase, with translation MAPPVELGLILSLTVRGLFIGNYDKMLEAALEAERLGFHSVWQCDHFFSVNPKAYAEMSGKGDPNADESGGDPGPATLPLLDSWVAISALARDTKTIRLGHLVNDVGYRNPALLGRMAATLDVISGGRLEFGIGAGWLKPEYDSYDYPFPKASERIAQLEEAVQLIRRMWTDPEPNFEGKYFKIRNAYCDPPPLQKPTPPIWIGGEGDKLLATAARHADGFNSRWWPPERFKERIPQLAEIRRAAGGDPNSLQPSVMLMLIPEKIASDADAERKNFAVVPDSGVIAGTPEDCAGRLKAYIDAGVRRILLTIPNVDKKPYRLQLAGEEILPALKAL, from the coding sequence ATGGCGCCGCCCGTTGAACTGGGCCTGATCCTCTCCCTCACCGTCAGAGGGTTATTCATCGGTAACTACGACAAAATGCTGGAGGCCGCGCTGGAGGCCGAGCGGCTTGGTTTCCATTCTGTCTGGCAGTGCGATCATTTTTTCTCGGTCAACCCCAAGGCCTACGCTGAAATGTCGGGCAAGGGCGATCCAAATGCCGATGAGTCCGGTGGAGACCCCGGCCCGGCGACACTTCCCTTGCTCGATAGCTGGGTGGCGATATCGGCCCTCGCACGCGATACAAAAACTATTCGACTCGGGCATCTGGTGAACGATGTGGGATACCGAAATCCCGCCCTCTTAGGGCGCATGGCGGCAACGCTTGATGTGATTAGCGGTGGCCGTCTCGAATTTGGCATTGGCGCCGGGTGGCTCAAGCCCGAATACGACTCCTATGATTACCCATTTCCAAAAGCCTCTGAGCGAATCGCACAGCTTGAAGAGGCCGTACAGCTTATCCGCCGGATGTGGACCGATCCTGAACCGAATTTCGAGGGCAAGTATTTTAAAATTAGAAATGCTTACTGCGATCCGCCGCCGCTACAAAAACCTACGCCTCCGATCTGGATTGGCGGGGAAGGCGATAAACTTCTCGCCACGGCGGCAAGGCATGCTGACGGATTTAACTCCCGCTGGTGGCCCCCCGAGCGATTTAAAGAGCGCATTCCTCAGTTGGCCGAAATTCGCCGTGCGGCAGGTGGCGATCCGAATAGTCTTCAGCCCTCGGTCATGCTCATGCTCATACCCGAGAAAATTGCTTCCGATGCCGACGCTGAAAGAAAAAATTTTGCTGTGGTGCCTGATTCGGGTGTTATTGCGGGAACGCCGGAGGATTGCGCCGGTCGTCTCAAAGCCTACATCGATGCCGGGGTTCGGCGAATTCTCCTGACAATCCCGAATGTGGATAAAAAGCCATACCGGCTCCAACTGGCAGGAGAGGAAATCCTTCCTGCCCTGAAGGCATTATAG
- a CDS encoding 2,3-bisphosphoglycerate-independent phosphoglycerate mutase — protein sequence MSFPRPAALIVLDGWGYRESSVHNAVALARTPTMDALLKNRPNTLLRTSGLAVGLPDGQMGNSEVGHLNLGAGRVVNQDIVRVAKAIENGEFMENNALLGVIRAANSHGGAVHIIGLVSDGGVHSHQDHAVVVARLAHKAGAEKIWVHAYMDGRDTPPCGGLKYLEKFEADLKREAGAEIATVSGRYYAMDRDQRWERTKRAYDAMVLGEGISCPSALSAIRESYAKDVTDEFIEPHVVHNGGESAALIRDGDAVICFNFRSDRARQISRALTDDAFDGFERKSCPHVHYACMTEYDESLGLPVAFPPVEMRGLFSHALAAAGKNSLRVAETEKYPHVTYFFNGGEEEPPPGERREMVPSPKVATYDLQPEMSAASVQHVAHKAIESGKYDAIVLNLANPDMVGHTGVEAAAITAVETTDACLGRILEAIEHAGGAAVVTADHGNCEHMWDDENNCPHTAHSLNDTPCIVIAPGFEGPLRAGGALCDVAPTLLGLMGVAQPPEMTGKDLRIL from the coding sequence TTGAGTTTTCCCAGGCCTGCAGCTTTGATCGTTCTGGATGGTTGGGGGTATAGGGAGTCGTCCGTCCATAACGCGGTAGCGCTTGCCCGTACTCCTACGATGGATGCATTACTCAAAAACCGTCCCAACACACTCCTTCGCACTTCGGGATTAGCGGTGGGTCTTCCAGATGGCCAGATGGGAAACTCAGAGGTAGGACACCTCAATCTTGGAGCGGGCCGGGTTGTTAACCAGGATATCGTACGCGTCGCTAAAGCCATCGAGAATGGCGAGTTCATGGAAAATAACGCCCTGCTTGGAGTAATTAGAGCCGCCAATTCGCACGGTGGTGCAGTTCATATTATTGGCTTGGTGTCTGACGGGGGGGTTCACAGCCACCAGGACCATGCCGTTGTTGTAGCCCGCCTGGCCCACAAGGCGGGAGCCGAAAAAATTTGGGTCCATGCCTATATGGATGGACGGGATACGCCGCCTTGCGGCGGACTCAAGTACCTAGAAAAATTTGAAGCCGATCTCAAGCGTGAGGCCGGAGCCGAGATAGCCACGGTATCTGGTCGCTACTACGCGATGGATCGCGACCAGCGCTGGGAGAGAACGAAACGCGCCTATGACGCGATGGTTCTTGGCGAGGGGATTTCGTGTCCGAGTGCGCTATCGGCGATTCGAGAGTCATATGCAAAGGATGTGACGGACGAATTTATAGAGCCACATGTTGTACATAATGGAGGAGAGTCCGCTGCCTTGATAAGAGATGGCGACGCCGTTATTTGTTTTAATTTTCGCTCTGATCGTGCCCGTCAGATTTCCCGAGCTTTGACTGATGATGCCTTCGATGGATTTGAGAGAAAGTCTTGCCCCCATGTGCATTATGCTTGCATGACCGAGTACGATGAATCTCTCGGGCTGCCGGTGGCTTTCCCGCCGGTCGAGATGAGGGGGCTTTTTTCCCACGCTCTGGCGGCGGCGGGGAAAAACTCGCTCCGGGTCGCGGAGACCGAGAAATACCCGCACGTCACCTACTTCTTCAACGGGGGAGAGGAGGAGCCACCTCCCGGCGAGCGGCGTGAAATGGTGCCCTCGCCCAAGGTGGCGACCTACGACCTCCAGCCTGAGATGAGTGCCGCTTCAGTGCAACATGTCGCACATAAGGCTATCGAATCAGGTAAATACGATGCGATAGTCTTGAATTTGGCTAATCCAGATATGGTGGGCCACACTGGGGTGGAGGCCGCAGCTATCACCGCGGTCGAGACGACCGACGCATGCCTGGGCCGCATACTAGAGGCGATTGAGCACGCAGGTGGCGCCGCTGTTGTCACGGCTGATCACGGCAACTGTGAACACATGTGGGACGATGAAAACAATTGCCCCCATACGGCACACTCACTCAACGACACCCCGTGCATCGTCATCGCGCCCGGTTTTGAGGGTCCGCTACGAGCAGGCGGCGCGCTCTGCGACGTGGCGCCAACTCTGCTCGGCCTAATGGGTGTCGCGCAACCGCCTGAAATGACAGGCAAGGATTTGAGGATTCTCTGA
- a CDS encoding alcohol dehydrogenase catalytic domain-containing protein, which translates to MLALWFEESEISIRDVPVPDLEPGEALVRVRSAGVCSTDIEITRGYMKFNGILGHEFVGEVCAPENHPLIGRRVVGEINCGCGHCPACKDGLERHCPNRSVLGILGRQGAFAEFLSLPSKNLYVVPDHIDDEVAVFTEPIAACFEVLEQCPELSGGHVLVMGDGRLGLLQAQVLKAAGASVTILGRHSRKLAILEGVGITTVTESSNLLAPSNEGWPAVVEATGSKDGFEMALSLLAPRGSLILKSTVAEPSMVHLAPLVINEISVIGSRCGPFPPALKALSESMFRIAPMIDARFSLSEGVQALERAQKKGTLKVIISP; encoded by the coding sequence TTGTTAGCTCTTTGGTTTGAGGAATCTGAAATTTCGATTCGGGATGTACCTGTTCCTGATTTGGAACCAGGTGAAGCACTAGTGCGTGTTCGCTCGGCGGGTGTTTGTTCGACAGATATCGAGATAACCCGCGGGTACATGAAATTCAATGGCATTCTTGGGCATGAGTTCGTGGGGGAGGTTTGCGCGCCGGAAAACCATCCCCTTATCGGTCGCCGTGTAGTGGGCGAAATTAATTGTGGATGTGGTCACTGCCCCGCATGTAAAGATGGCCTTGAGAGGCACTGTCCGAATCGAAGTGTTTTAGGCATTCTAGGTCGGCAAGGCGCGTTCGCGGAATTTCTTTCCCTCCCTTCCAAGAATTTGTATGTTGTCCCTGATCATATTGATGATGAGGTAGCTGTTTTCACTGAGCCTATTGCGGCATGCTTTGAGGTGCTTGAGCAATGCCCTGAACTCTCAGGTGGGCATGTCCTCGTTATGGGAGACGGACGGCTCGGTCTTCTGCAGGCGCAAGTGCTAAAGGCAGCCGGAGCCTCTGTGACTATTCTTGGGCGACATTCTCGCAAACTCGCCATTTTGGAAGGAGTGGGAATAACTACCGTAACAGAATCGAGCAACCTTTTAGCACCCTCAAATGAGGGGTGGCCTGCCGTTGTCGAGGCGACTGGTTCAAAAGATGGATTTGAAATGGCTCTATCTCTGCTCGCGCCCCGTGGATCATTGATATTGAAAAGTACCGTCGCAGAACCATCCATGGTTCATCTTGCGCCACTAGTAATCAACGAAATTTCGGTTATTGGTTCAAGATGCGGTCCATTTCCGCCTGCCCTGAAGGCATTATCCGAAAGTATGTTTCGCATCGCTCCGATGATAGACGCTCGCTTCTCTTTGTCTGAAGGCGTTCAAGCCCTTGAAAGAGCTCAAAAAAAGGGTACATTGAAAGTAATCATTTCGCCCTAA